A stretch of the Dichotomicrobium thermohalophilum genome encodes the following:
- a CDS encoding ion transporter, producing MSETSAKPAWKRDASEWRARVRTLVDHPAWERTILTIIILNAVTLGLETSDSVMGQVGPLLLALDAIFLTIFVVEIAARLIAHGARFWRDPWSVFDFSVVAVALIPATESLSGLRALRILRALRLISAVPSMRRVVTGLFAAVPGMTTVVMLLALIFYVFSVMATMLYGDTFPQYFGTIGRSAYSLFQIMTLESWSESIVRPVLDVHPMAWLFFIPFILVTSFAVLNLFIGIIVDSMQEQARERLEALQEQGIVDVESQRQAAEEEHDWQAQEFRKLMEELKSVRAEVASLRAQLDGERRGGSTES from the coding sequence TTGAGCGAAACCAGTGCCAAGCCTGCTTGGAAGCGCGACGCTTCGGAATGGCGAGCGCGGGTGCGCACGCTCGTGGATCATCCGGCCTGGGAACGCACGATCCTCACGATCATCATCCTCAACGCCGTCACGCTCGGCCTGGAAACGAGCGACAGCGTGATGGGACAGGTCGGGCCGCTGTTGCTGGCGCTGGATGCGATCTTCCTGACGATCTTCGTGGTCGAGATCGCGGCGCGTCTGATCGCCCACGGCGCGCGGTTCTGGCGCGACCCCTGGAGCGTGTTCGACTTCTCCGTGGTGGCCGTTGCGCTGATCCCCGCAACGGAAAGCCTGTCCGGTCTGCGGGCGCTGCGCATCCTGCGTGCTCTGCGCCTGATCTCGGCGGTGCCGTCGATGCGCCGGGTCGTCACCGGGCTTTTCGCCGCCGTGCCGGGCATGACGACGGTGGTGATGCTGTTGGCGCTGATCTTCTACGTGTTCTCGGTCATGGCCACGATGCTCTACGGGGACACCTTCCCGCAGTACTTCGGGACGATCGGCCGGTCGGCCTATTCACTCTTCCAGATCATGACGCTGGAAAGCTGGTCGGAGAGTATCGTCCGCCCGGTGCTGGACGTGCACCCGATGGCGTGGCTGTTTTTCATTCCGTTCATTCTCGTCACGTCCTTCGCCGTGCTGAACCTGTTTATCGGCATCATCGTTGACTCGATGCAGGAGCAGGCCAGAGAGCGGCTTGAGGCGCTGCAGGAACAGGGCATTGTGGATGTGGAAAGCCAGCGCCAGGCCGCGGAAGAGGAACACGACTGGCAGGCGCAGGAGTTCCGCAAGCTCATGGAGGAGCTCAAGTCTGTGCGGGCCGAGGTGGCGTCACTGCGCGCGCAGCTCGACGGCGAGCGGCGCGGCGGATCCACGGAAAGCTGA
- a CDS encoding thermonuclease family protein produces MRMRSNSAFRRALAMTAAAAVLVFADMAQAACDLKDAGRATIVKILNTESLLLEDGRAIRLVGALAPRTETRWAQAMGLEDKIIGALEERLLGKEVRLRVGARERDRYGRLLTHVFSGDNEPVWVQEGLVRDGLAMVYSFADNRDCVRELQAAERAAREAGAGFWEQGVFRVRDATDLDSLDGLAYSFQIVEGRVQDVAESRGRIYLNFGEDWRTDFTATVAPSDRDSFNDSGLELPDLEGRVIRVRGWLERRNGPMIEVTHPEQIERVGVGDSAALQTE; encoded by the coding sequence ATGCGTATGCGATCGAACAGTGCTTTCCGGCGGGCACTGGCTATGACCGCTGCGGCAGCGGTGCTGGTCTTTGCGGACATGGCTCAGGCGGCGTGTGATCTAAAGGACGCCGGCAGGGCGACGATCGTGAAGATCCTCAATACCGAGTCGCTGCTGCTGGAGGATGGCCGGGCCATTCGCCTGGTAGGGGCCCTGGCCCCGCGGACCGAAACGCGCTGGGCGCAAGCCATGGGCCTGGAGGACAAGATCATCGGCGCCCTGGAAGAACGGCTGCTGGGCAAAGAGGTCCGACTGCGCGTTGGCGCGCGGGAGCGTGACCGCTACGGACGTTTGCTGACGCACGTCTTTTCTGGCGACAACGAGCCGGTCTGGGTGCAGGAGGGGCTCGTGCGCGACGGGTTGGCGATGGTGTATTCCTTCGCGGATAACCGCGACTGTGTTCGTGAGCTTCAGGCCGCGGAACGTGCGGCGCGCGAGGCGGGTGCCGGCTTCTGGGAGCAGGGCGTGTTTCGCGTGCGCGACGCCACGGATCTCGACAGTCTGGACGGCCTTGCCTACAGCTTTCAGATCGTCGAGGGCCGTGTGCAGGATGTCGCTGAGAGCCGCGGGCGTATCTATCTCAATTTCGGCGAGGATTGGCGAACCGATTTTACAGCGACGGTCGCGCCTTCGGACCGCGACAGCTTCAATGACTCCGGCCTTGAGTTGCCTGATCTGGAGGGGCGCGTAATCCGGGTGCGCGGCTGGCTGGAGCGCCGCAACGGCCCGATGATCGAGGTCACGCACCCGGAACAGATCGAACGCGTTGGCGTTGGCGACAGCGCTGCACTCCAAACGGAGTGA
- a CDS encoding dihydrofolate reductase yields the protein MIVAMDENGVIGREGALPWRLSSDLKLFKRLTMGKPLIMGRKTFQSIGKALEGRDNIVITRNKTFASEGVDVAQSPKAALWLARGFARARGASEIMVIGGADIFEAFLPHTSRIYLTRVHAHLTGDTYFPALPPEEWRTTLSEHYGAGARDDYAFTFTILDRVET from the coding sequence ATGATCGTCGCCATGGATGAGAACGGCGTCATCGGCCGCGAGGGGGCGCTGCCGTGGCGGCTGTCCTCCGACCTGAAGCTGTTCAAGCGCCTGACGATGGGCAAGCCGCTCATCATGGGGCGCAAGACGTTCCAGTCAATCGGCAAAGCATTGGAGGGCCGCGACAACATCGTGATCACGCGCAACAAGACCTTTGCGTCCGAAGGCGTGGATGTTGCCCAGTCCCCGAAGGCGGCGCTGTGGCTGGCGCGCGGCTTCGCGCGGGCGCGCGGCGCCAGCGAGATCATGGTGATCGGCGGGGCGGATATCTTCGAGGCGTTCCTGCCGCATACATCGCGTATTTATCTCACGCGGGTGCACGCGCATCTAACCGGCGATACCTATTTCCCCGCCCTGCCGCCAGAGGAGTGGCGAACGACGCTGAGCGAGCATTATGGCGCCGGCGCGCGCGATGATTACGCCTTCACCTTCACGATCCTCGATCGGGTCGAGACCTGA
- a CDS encoding MFS transporter — translation MVQVIRTRHQGVPDIIHIRPKELRKVTFASSIGTVFEWYDFFLYATLAPFFAFLFFPPGNETAALLAAFATYAAGFIVRPFGAILFGRFGDTVGRKYVFLVTILLMGGATFAVGLLPTFEQVGWLAPALLVTLRITQGLALGGEYGGAATYVAEHTVSEHRGYVTSLIQTTASGGFLLSLIVILLCRLAISEEDFAQWGWRIPFLLSLVLLILSIYIRLSLSESPLFQYIKSRGQASKRPLFDAFFRYPNNKNALLALLGAAAGQGVIWYTGQFYALFFLQITMKVDYLIAYGIMISALLISVPLFLFFGWLSDRIGRKQVILAGCLLAAMTYFPLFQMLAQAVNPDLVAFQERTEVTLRANPDNCQLHVFVGPWSNFTDCDQARDFLTDRGVSFNIVNVGPEAAQTITVAGGEPIPIENWQRGTNGEAVLSALREAGFPERADPRDINLPLAVFIIVVMIGYVAMVYAPIAALLVEMFPTQIRYTSVSLPYHIGNGWFGGMLPLISTAAVAATGNIYYGLWYPIIIAVMSIVIGGLFLRDTRGRELTETS, via the coding sequence GTGGTTCAGGTCATCCGTACGCGGCACCAAGGTGTCCCGGACATCATTCATATCCGTCCGAAGGAGTTGCGGAAGGTCACTTTTGCGTCCTCTATCGGCACGGTTTTTGAATGGTATGACTTCTTTCTGTACGCGACCCTCGCCCCGTTTTTCGCGTTCCTGTTTTTCCCGCCGGGCAACGAGACCGCGGCCCTACTGGCGGCTTTCGCGACTTATGCGGCGGGCTTCATCGTCCGGCCCTTTGGCGCGATCCTGTTCGGCCGGTTCGGCGACACGGTCGGCCGGAAATATGTGTTTCTCGTCACGATCCTGCTCATGGGCGGGGCAACATTCGCGGTTGGGCTGCTACCCACCTTCGAGCAGGTCGGCTGGCTCGCCCCGGCGCTGCTTGTCACGCTGCGCATCACACAGGGCCTCGCGCTCGGCGGCGAATACGGGGGCGCGGCTACCTATGTCGCGGAGCACACTGTCAGCGAGCATCGCGGCTACGTCACCAGCCTCATCCAGACAACGGCGAGCGGCGGCTTCCTGCTGTCGCTGATCGTCATTCTGCTGTGCCGGCTGGCCATCAGCGAGGAGGATTTCGCACAATGGGGCTGGCGGATTCCGTTCCTGCTTTCGCTGGTGCTGCTGATCCTGTCGATCTACATTCGACTAAGCCTGAGCGAATCCCCGCTGTTTCAATACATCAAGTCGCGGGGGCAGGCCTCCAAGCGTCCGCTGTTCGACGCCTTCTTTCGCTATCCGAACAACAAGAACGCGCTGCTAGCCCTGCTCGGCGCGGCGGCGGGCCAGGGCGTCATCTGGTACACGGGCCAATTCTATGCCCTGTTCTTCCTGCAGATCACGATGAAGGTCGATTACCTGATCGCCTACGGCATCATGATCTCGGCCCTTTTGATCAGCGTGCCGCTGTTTCTTTTCTTCGGCTGGCTGTCGGACCGGATCGGGCGCAAACAGGTGATCCTCGCCGGCTGCCTGCTGGCGGCCATGACGTATTTTCCCCTGTTCCAGATGCTGGCTCAGGCGGTGAACCCCGACCTCGTCGCCTTTCAGGAGCGCACCGAGGTGACGCTGCGCGCGAACCCGGATAACTGCCAGCTGCATGTCTTCGTCGGGCCGTGGTCGAACTTCACCGACTGCGATCAGGCGCGCGACTTCCTGACCGATCGCGGCGTGTCCTTCAACATCGTGAATGTGGGCCCCGAAGCCGCGCAAACGATCACGGTGGCCGGCGGCGAGCCGATCCCGATAGAGAACTGGCAGCGCGGCACAAACGGTGAGGCCGTGCTGTCGGCGCTGAGGGAGGCCGGCTTCCCGGAGCGTGCTGACCCGCGCGACATCAACCTGCCGCTTGCGGTATTCATCATCGTCGTGATGATCGGCTACGTGGCAATGGTCTACGCCCCGATCGCCGCGTTGCTGGTCGAGATGTTCCCGACCCAGATCCGTTACACCTCGGTTTCGCTGCCCTATCACATCGGCAACGGCTGGTTCGGCGGCATGCTGCCGCTCATCAGCACAGCGGCGGTCGCGGCGACGGGTAACATCTACTACGGTCTGTGGTACCCGATCATCATTGCCGTTATGAGCATTGTCATAGGCGGCCTGTTCCTGCGCGACACGCGCGGCCGCGAACTGACGGAGACGTCTTAA
- a CDS encoding XdhC family protein has product MKAAHLHTLSENMAARRPAALLTWLDSGEQQIIRRDEIGADTPAALAEALEDGFRTDKSRTVEIDGRAVFINIYNPPLRLIIVGAVHIAQALAPMAEQAGYDVVIVDPRTAFATVQRFERERLDTRWPDVALPEIGLDTRTALVALTHDPKLDDPALHLAVASPAFYVGALGSTRTHAKRVERLREGGMSEEGIARISAPVGLAIGAVGPVEIAVSILAEMTATLRGKKPELG; this is encoded by the coding sequence ATGAAGGCGGCACACCTGCACACGCTTTCCGAGAACATGGCCGCGCGCCGCCCGGCGGCCCTTCTGACCTGGCTGGATAGCGGCGAGCAGCAGATCATTCGCCGCGACGAGATCGGAGCCGACACGCCCGCCGCGCTTGCGGAGGCGCTGGAAGATGGCTTCCGTACTGACAAGAGTCGGACCGTCGAGATCGACGGGCGCGCGGTCTTCATCAACATCTACAACCCCCCGCTGCGTCTCATCATCGTCGGCGCGGTCCATATCGCGCAGGCGCTGGCGCCGATGGCCGAGCAGGCGGGCTATGATGTGGTGATCGTGGACCCGCGCACGGCCTTCGCCACGGTGCAGCGGTTCGAGCGCGAGCGGCTTGATACCCGCTGGCCGGATGTCGCGCTGCCGGAGATCGGGCTGGATACGCGCACGGCGCTTGTGGCGCTAACGCATGATCCGAAGCTGGACGATCCAGCGCTGCATCTGGCGGTTGCTTCACCCGCCTTCTATGTCGGCGCGCTGGGCAGCACGCGCACGCACGCCAAGCGGGTGGAGCGGCTGCGCGAGGGTGGGATGAGCGAGGAGGGCATCGCGCGGATCAGCGCGCCGGTGGGCTTGGCGATTGGCGCGGTTGGGCCGGTGGAGATTGCCGTGTCGATCCTCGCGGAGATGACGGCAACGCTGCGCGGCAAGAAGCCGGAGCTTGGCTGA
- a CDS encoding serine hydrolase domain-containing protein encodes MFRAARDVNLMLCWLLAVALALATPAAATPTDALQAELEKLRQEAAFPGAVAAVVMPDGTPHTAAVGEADVQRKLPMTPDHRMLSGSTGKSFVAAVALALAQEGRLNLDAPIARWLGDRPWFPRLPNGAAITTRMFLRHRSGLPDHIHLPAFQAAAKRRITGREGDADYAFPPEALVGFVLDAEPLFAPGAGYAYSDTNYILAGLVIEAVTGRDYEAELRERFLTPLDLSQTAPAEGRRFDRLASGYIRGEAPFGLPEKVAKGGVLAYNPATEWTGGGLITNARDLARWAWRLYAGAAMPGDYRGELLDGVPKDASQQARYGEAVRYGLGVTIRQTPLGPAYGHRGWTPGYLSVFEYYPRHRLAVALQINELGDHDMSHYAVRLARAIIAARD; translated from the coding sequence ATGTTCCGCGCCGCGCGCGACGTCAACCTGATGCTGTGCTGGCTGCTCGCTGTCGCGCTGGCCCTGGCGACGCCAGCGGCCGCTACGCCCACGGACGCACTGCAGGCCGAGCTCGAAAAGTTGCGGCAGGAAGCCGCCTTCCCTGGGGCGGTCGCGGCGGTGGTGATGCCAGACGGTACGCCCCATACGGCGGCGGTCGGAGAGGCGGACGTCCAGCGCAAGCTGCCGATGACACCCGACCATCGGATGCTTTCAGGCAGCACGGGCAAGTCGTTCGTCGCGGCGGTCGCGCTGGCGCTGGCGCAAGAGGGGCGACTCAACCTGGATGCGCCGATCGCCCGCTGGCTGGGCGACAGGCCGTGGTTCCCGCGCCTTCCGAACGGCGCGGCGATCACGACGCGGATGTTCTTGCGCCATCGAAGCGGCCTGCCCGATCATATCCACCTGCCCGCGTTTCAGGCGGCGGCCAAGCGCAGGATCACCGGCCGGGAGGGCGACGCGGATTACGCCTTCCCGCCTGAAGCGCTCGTAGGGTTCGTGCTGGATGCCGAACCGCTCTTCGCGCCCGGCGCGGGGTACGCCTATTCGGACACCAACTACATCCTTGCGGGGCTGGTCATCGAGGCGGTGACGGGACGCGACTACGAGGCGGAGCTGCGCGAGCGGTTCCTCACGCCGCTTGACCTCAGCCAGACCGCGCCGGCCGAAGGCCGCCGCTTCGACCGGCTGGCCAGCGGCTATATCCGCGGCGAAGCGCCATTCGGCCTGCCCGAAAAGGTCGCCAAGGGCGGCGTGCTCGCCTACAATCCGGCGACGGAATGGACAGGCGGCGGCCTCATCACGAACGCGCGCGATCTGGCCCGCTGGGCGTGGCGGCTCTATGCGGGCGCGGCGATGCCGGGCGACTATCGCGGGGAACTGCTTGACGGCGTGCCGAAAGATGCCAGCCAGCAAGCGCGTTACGGAGAGGCAGTGCGCTACGGGCTGGGCGTGACGATCCGGCAGACGCCGCTCGGCCCGGCTTATGGGCATCGTGGCTGGACGCCGGGCTATCTCTCGGTCTTCGAGTATTATCCGCGCCACCGGCTGGCCGTCGCGCTCCAGATCAACGAGCTTGGCGACCATGACATGAGCCACTATGCCGTGCGCCTTGCGCGGGCGATCATCGCCGCGCGCGATTAG
- a CDS encoding CPBP family intramembrane glutamic endopeptidase, translating into MAFGYFAFVLGWSWSFWSVPVVLGGDPWAMPNVAFIYAGGAGPLLGGLVFTYARGGRYGLRDLGARLTGVRRIGTMWWLVVLGLIPLIEAAAALIAGKVSAAPPMVFAPLLRNLADPAAFLALAGFTLLLGPLPEEIGWRGFALDALQARFAPILASLILAAGWGAWHAPLFLMDGYYAPFGGPPPPVQFAYDILLTTLLMTWIFNHTGRSVLAAVLFHFMGNFSEEIVVPSDSGDMIATILTTLVVAVVMASGGLRRPALA; encoded by the coding sequence ATGGCATTCGGATATTTCGCTTTCGTACTGGGCTGGAGCTGGAGCTTCTGGAGCGTGCCGGTCGTGCTCGGCGGCGACCCCTGGGCGATGCCGAATGTGGCTTTCATCTATGCGGGCGGGGCCGGGCCGTTGCTGGGCGGACTGGTGTTCACGTACGCACGCGGTGGCCGGTACGGCCTGCGGGACCTTGGCGCGCGGCTGACCGGCGTTCGGCGGATCGGCACCATGTGGTGGCTGGTCGTCCTCGGCCTGATCCCGCTGATCGAGGCGGCTGCGGCGCTCATCGCCGGGAAGGTTTCGGCTGCGCCACCCATGGTCTTCGCGCCGCTCCTGCGAAATCTCGCCGACCCCGCGGCGTTCCTGGCGCTGGCCGGCTTTACGCTGCTGCTTGGCCCGCTGCCCGAGGAAATCGGCTGGCGCGGCTTCGCCCTCGACGCGCTTCAGGCGCGGTTTGCTCCGATCCTCGCCTCGCTCATTCTTGCCGCGGGCTGGGGCGCATGGCACGCCCCCTTGTTTCTGATGGACGGCTATTACGCGCCGTTCGGCGGACCGCCGCCGCCTGTTCAGTTTGCTTATGACATCCTGCTGACGACCCTGCTCATGACATGGATTTTCAACCACACGGGCCGTAGCGTATTGGCCGCGGTGTTGTTTCACTTCATGGGGAACTTTTCCGAGGAGATCGTGGTCCCATCCGATAGCGGCGATATGATCGCCACCATCCTCACAACGCTGGTCGTCGCCGTGGTCATGGCGTCCGGCGGGCTCCGTCGCCCGGCGCTGGCATGA
- a CDS encoding gamma-glutamyl-gamma-aminobutyrate hydrolase family protein yields MAQEQERRPLIGVSTSRHRGRCSYAANALALRLAGARPKRLGADQPPEVVDELDGLLIGGGDDISARVYEGDFTLDVRIDEERDRFELAALERAVPRGLPIMGVCRGAQMLNVFFGGTLHHDLDEKLWRTNRRTVMPQLRIELVPGTKLARLIKHPRVFVNAIHHQAIDQLADNLVAAAHDEEHIIQGIEDRQRPFLIGVQWHPELLIYHSHQRNLFRALVDATRTHMREDVAPAS; encoded by the coding sequence GTGGCACAGGAGCAAGAACGCCGGCCGTTGATCGGCGTGTCAACGTCCCGACATCGCGGGCGGTGCAGCTACGCCGCGAATGCTCTGGCGCTGCGGCTTGCCGGCGCGCGGCCGAAACGGCTCGGCGCGGATCAGCCCCCGGAAGTCGTGGATGAACTGGACGGCCTGCTGATTGGCGGTGGCGACGACATCTCCGCGCGCGTCTACGAGGGCGATTTTACTCTGGACGTGCGCATCGACGAGGAGCGTGACCGCTTCGAGTTGGCCGCGCTGGAGCGAGCCGTTCCGCGCGGGCTGCCGATCATGGGCGTTTGCCGCGGCGCGCAGATGCTCAATGTGTTCTTCGGCGGTACGCTGCACCATGACCTCGACGAAAAGCTCTGGCGCACGAATCGCCGGACTGTCATGCCGCAGCTGCGCATCGAGCTTGTCCCGGGCACGAAGCTGGCCCGCCTGATCAAACACCCGCGTGTCTTCGTGAACGCCATTCACCATCAGGCGATCGACCAGCTTGCGGACAACCTCGTGGCTGCCGCGCATGACGAGGAGCACATTATCCAGGGTATCGAGGATCGCCAGCGGCCGTTCCTGATCGGCGTGCAGTGGCACCCCGAACTGCTTATCTATCACAGCCACCAGCGCAACCTGTTCCGCGCGCTTGTCGACGCCACCCGCACGCATATGCGGGAAGATGTGGCACCTGCCTCCTGA
- a CDS encoding thymidylate synthase — MKQYHDLMRRALEEGDRIENDRTGVGTLSVFGHQMRFDLADGFPLVTTKKLHLKSIIHELLWFLSGDTNIAYLKRHGVRIWDEWADENGDLGPIYGHQWRSWPARDGGTIDQIGEVVEQIRTNPHSRRHVVTAWNPADLDRMALPPCHCLFQFHVAEGRLSCQLYQRSGDIFLGVPFNIASYALLTMMTAQVTGLRPGDFIHTLGDAHLYLNHLDQAREQLSREPRPLPTMTLNPEVTSLFEFTYDDFHLHGYEPHPHIKAEVAV, encoded by the coding sequence ATGAAGCAATATCACGACCTCATGCGCCGCGCTCTCGAAGAGGGTGACCGCATCGAGAACGACCGCACCGGCGTCGGCACGCTGAGCGTGTTCGGCCACCAGATGCGCTTCGATCTGGCCGATGGCTTCCCGCTGGTCACGACCAAGAAGCTGCATCTGAAGTCGATCATCCACGAGCTGCTGTGGTTTCTGTCGGGTGACACCAATATCGCTTATCTGAAGCGCCACGGGGTGCGCATCTGGGACGAGTGGGCGGACGAGAATGGCGATCTTGGCCCGATCTATGGCCACCAGTGGCGCTCCTGGCCCGCGCGGGACGGTGGGACGATCGACCAGATCGGAGAGGTCGTCGAGCAGATCAGGACTAACCCGCATTCGCGGCGACATGTCGTGACCGCGTGGAATCCCGCGGATCTCGACCGGATGGCGTTACCGCCGTGCCACTGCCTGTTCCAGTTCCACGTGGCGGAGGGCCGTTTGTCGTGCCAGCTCTATCAGCGCTCGGGCGACATCTTCCTGGGTGTGCCATTCAATATCGCCTCCTACGCGTTGCTGACGATGATGACGGCGCAGGTGACGGGCCTGCGCCCCGGCGATTTTATTCATACGCTGGGCGATGCGCATTTGTATCTCAACCATCTCGACCAGGCGCGCGAGCAGCTCAGCCGCGAGCCGCGGCCGCTGCCGACCATGACGCTCAACCCGGAGGTCACCTCGCTGTTCGAATTCACCTACGATGACTTCCACCTGCACGGCTACGAACCTCATCCCCACATCAAGGCGGAGGTTGCAGTCTAG
- a CDS encoding vWA domain-containing protein, translating to MTSGSGADIQANIVASQVDGGRIADNIAMFARLLRAAGLPAGPDKTTLATQAVLAVGIDDPKRFYWTLHSVFVARRAEHDLFNQAFVMFWRDPGFLDQLMSLMLPTARSNQAQDDKALSRRMAEALFASRGGEAPRAKEEIEVHATGSWSGQQRFQQKDFEQMSAAELREARRQIAALTLPFERLRSRRFAQVSRRGRLDMRRMLRDMSARGPDYLRPAFRRRRWVRPPIIVLCDISGSMDTYARIFLHFIYALTNDRDRVHAFLFGTELTPISRLLKHRDPDAALTRVSQRVRDWSGGTRIGDCLRDFNQHWARRISAQNATVLLFTDGLDRAGGEGLDRAARKLAANSRRLIWLNPLLRSTDYAPLAEGAKALAPHVHETRECHNLNSLTALAAALSGDTAAGRRMV from the coding sequence ATGACCTCCGGCAGCGGGGCGGATATTCAGGCGAACATCGTCGCCTCGCAAGTCGACGGCGGACGCATCGCCGACAATATCGCCATGTTCGCCCGCCTGCTGCGCGCGGCCGGTCTGCCCGCCGGGCCGGACAAGACGACGCTGGCGACGCAGGCTGTGCTGGCCGTCGGCATTGACGATCCCAAGCGCTTCTACTGGACGCTGCATTCGGTTTTTGTCGCACGCCGCGCCGAGCACGACCTGTTCAACCAGGCCTTCGTCATGTTCTGGCGCGACCCCGGCTTTCTCGACCAGCTCATGTCACTGATGCTGCCGACTGCGCGGTCAAACCAGGCGCAGGACGACAAGGCGCTCTCGCGGCGCATGGCCGAGGCGCTGTTCGCCAGCCGAGGCGGCGAAGCACCGCGCGCCAAGGAGGAGATCGAGGTCCACGCGACGGGTTCGTGGAGCGGCCAGCAGCGCTTCCAGCAAAAAGATTTCGAGCAAATGAGCGCGGCCGAGTTGCGCGAGGCGCGCCGGCAGATCGCCGCCCTGACGCTGCCGTTTGAGCGACTGCGCAGCCGTCGCTTCGCCCAGGTGTCGAGGCGGGGCCGGCTCGATATGCGGCGAATGCTGCGGGATATGTCGGCGCGGGGGCCGGATTATCTGCGCCCCGCCTTCCGCCGCCGCCGCTGGGTGCGTCCGCCGATCATCGTGCTGTGCGACATTTCCGGCTCGATGGACACATATGCGCGCATCTTCCTGCATTTCATCTACGCGCTGACCAACGATCGCGACCGCGTCCACGCCTTTCTGTTCGGCACCGAGCTGACGCCGATCTCGCGTCTGCTCAAGCACCGGGACCCGGACGCAGCGCTCACACGCGTGTCACAGCGCGTGCGAGACTGGTCGGGCGGCACGCGCATCGGCGACTGTCTGCGCGACTTCAACCAACACTGGGCCCGGCGGATTTCCGCGCAGAACGCGACGGTGCTATTATTCACCGACGGGCTGGACCGCGCCGGCGGCGAGGGGCTGGACCGCGCGGCGCGCAAGCTCGCGGCGAACAGCCGCCGGCTGATCTGGCTGAACCCACTGCTGCGCAGCACGGATTATGCGCCGCTGGCCGAGGGCGCGAAAGCGCTCGCCCCGCATGTGCATGAAACGCGCGAGTGTCACAATCTGAACAGTCTGACCGCGCTCGCGGCGGCGCTTTCCGGGGACACGGCTGCAGGAAGGAGGATGGTATGA
- a CDS encoding XdhC family protein has product MSTVKGSVLETARNWTDEGRKVAIATVVSTWGSAPQPTGSQLVIDADGNFEGSVSGGCVEGDVIVASEDAINSGKPEMLEFGVDNETAWRAGLACGGRIRIYVEPITRD; this is encoded by the coding sequence ATGAGCACGGTCAAGGGATCGGTTCTGGAGACGGCGCGCAACTGGACGGATGAAGGGCGCAAGGTTGCCATCGCCACCGTGGTTTCGACGTGGGGCTCCGCGCCGCAGCCCACGGGCAGCCAACTCGTCATCGACGCTGATGGCAACTTCGAGGGATCCGTTTCCGGTGGCTGCGTGGAGGGCGACGTAATTGTCGCTTCGGAGGACGCCATCAACAGCGGCAAGCCGGAGATGCTCGAATTCGGCGTGGACAACGAGACCGCCTGGCGCGCGGGCCTCGCCTGTGGCGGGCGAATCCGCATTTACGTTGAGCCGATCACGCGGGACTAA